One stretch of bacterium DNA includes these proteins:
- a CDS encoding TIM barrel protein has translation MLYLTGFADEAAVGIEGQIKATRELGWSNIESRNVDGKNIHDLSDEDFDRVAGKLSDAGVKINCFGSAIANWGKKITDPMDSSLAETRRAIPRMQRLGTKLVRIMSFAVLPDRAPDDQMEEERFRRLRELQAMFTDAGITPVHENCMNYGGMGWTYTLRMLENVPGMKLVFDTGNPVFTADYAKPKPWPRQSAWEFYSHVKEHVVYVHIKDGTWVEATQKQIFTHAGEGNGDVRRILKDLLSRGYEGGISIEPHLAVVFHDANITSSEAVKFSNYVEYGRRVERMIAELKTELA, from the coding sequence ATGTTATATTTAACTGGTTTTGCGGATGAAGCCGCTGTGGGGATTGAAGGCCAGATCAAGGCCACCCGGGAGTTGGGCTGGTCGAATATTGAGTCCCGGAATGTGGATGGGAAAAATATTCACGATTTATCCGATGAGGACTTTGATCGTGTGGCGGGAAAATTGTCCGACGCGGGTGTCAAAATCAATTGCTTCGGTTCGGCGATAGCCAATTGGGGAAAGAAGATCACTGACCCCATGGACTCATCTCTGGCCGAAACCCGGCGCGCCATTCCCCGGATGCAGCGGCTCGGGACCAAGTTGGTCCGCATCATGAGCTTTGCTGTTTTGCCGGATCGTGCTCCGGATGACCAGATGGAGGAGGAGCGATTCCGCCGCCTGCGTGAACTTCAAGCGATGTTCACCGATGCCGGGATCACGCCGGTCCATGAAAACTGTATGAATTATGGCGGCATGGGGTGGACTTACACGCTGCGCATGCTGGAGAATGTGCCGGGGATGAAGCTTGTCTTTGATACGGGTAACCCGGTGTTTACTGCCGATTACGCCAAGCCCAAACCCTGGCCGCGCCAGTCAGCTTGGGAGTTCTATTCGCACGTGAAGGAACACGTGGTGTATGTGCATATCAAGGATGGCACATGGGTCGAAGCTACCCAAAAACAGATTTTCACACATGCCGGGGAAGGCAATGGGGATGTCCGGCGTATCCTGAAAGACCTCCTGAGTCGAGGGTATGAGGGCGGGATTTCGATTGAGCCGCATCTGGCGGTGGTGTTCCATGATGCCAACATCACCTCCTCGGAAGCGGTCAAGTTCAGCAACTATGTTGAGTATGGGCGCCGTGTAGAGCGGATGATCGCGGAATTGAAGACCGAACTGGCTTGA